Sequence from the Terriglobales bacterium genome:
GCTCATTTGCGTATCAAGGCACGTCCTGTGTCGCAGCAATGCCGTGACACAGGCTGTGCCATGAACTCATGTGAGCGACAAGGAGGAAAACATGGATCGAGAGAGCTTTGGCGCATCGCCAAAACGGTGGCTGAGCCGACGCAATCTCCTGCGCGGAGCTGGCCTGACATTCGGCATCGGTTTGGCAAGCCCGAAATGGATTCATGCCGATGATGATGATCACGACAGAGAGCATGGCGCCTGCATTGGTCCGAATCCAATTCCCGGCGGGTTCACGGCTCTCAAACCTTTCGGGATCTTCGTTCACCACAATCCACTCAATCCGGCAACGCCGCTGGCTAACATCAATGATCCTTCGCAGATCACCGATTTCGACGGCTTCGTTGGGCTCACCCACATTCGCGGAGGGGGGACCGGAACCAACACGATGACCGGCGCAACCATGCCGCTTGCCTATCAGGCCGACATGGGCTTCAGTCAGGGCAAGTTCATAGGAACCGACGGACGGCAGCATCACCGAACCTTCGCTTTCGTTTGACTTGACCTGTACACCGGTCCGGCTGGATCGGCCAGTCTCCCGCAACAGATTCACGACTATAACGTTCACGTCGATAGCAACGACGTGTTCTGGATGATTCCGGTAAATCACGATGCTGTTGAAGTCGATTTTGACAGCGCCCAAGCCAGGCTGCGCGTGCGCGATATGGTGGTCTTCGACGATCACGATCTCGCCAACTCGCTCACCCAGGGGCTCGGCATTCCAACACCGCCGATTCCGGGAGTGTTCCCCGTGAAGGCGCGTGTGTCGTTCGATATCCGTTGGAATGGCGCGCTGCAAACCGCAACCATTAACAATCCGGCTCAAAGCTTCAAAGGAACGTTCTCAGCGACACAGACCACCATCGAATGGAGCTCGGAGCAGGAAGGCTTTGCCTTCAAATCCGAACCGCCGGATCCCACCCGCAACCTGATTTCCGTTTTGGGACGTGAGCAGAACGGTGTGTTCTTTACATAGGCCTATCTCGGCACAGCCGCGCAGCTAATTTCAGTGCCGGCTGTGTCGATAAACACAGCTCTTGCGCTCACATCTTGTTCTGACGCTGCACGTCGATGATGCCTGGAATCTTGCGGATTCCCGAAACGATTCTCTCCAGGTGCTTTACGTCTTCGATGTCGATGGTGATATCGATGGAGGCACGGCTGTCGCCGGTGCGGACATCCATGTTGCGGATGTTTGTGTGGTCGTCGCTGATGATCGCCGTTACTTGCTTCAGCATTCCCTGGCGATCATCGCACATGACGGTGAGTTTAACGGGATAAGTGGCCTTAGTTGGGCCTGATTTTGCGGCGCCTGGACGTCCCCAGGTGACGTTGATGCGGCGATCGGGTTCGTACATCAGATTGGTGACATTCGGGCAGGATTTCGCATGCACCGCGACGCCTTTTCCGCGTGTCACGTATCCGACGATTTCCTCACCGCGAATTGGATTGCAGCAGCGCGCGCGATAGACGAGTAACTCGTCGTGTCCCTGCACCTTCAGCGATCCGCTGTCGTCACCGAAGACCTTGCGGATCATGCCGCCGATCAGGCTCTTGTCATCGTCTTCGTGATCCGGTTCGGCCGAGGTCACTCCCGGTGCAAGTCTCTTGAGCACGGCGCGGGCGGAGAACTTGCCGTAGCCGACTGCAGCGAGAAGATCTTGTTCCGTTGAGCCGATGCCGTACTCGGTTGCGACCGCCTGATAATTCTCCGGCTTCACATCTTTGAGGCTGACTTTGTACTTGCGTGCTTCCTTCTCCAGAACCTTTCGGCCAATTTCGACCGCGCGCTCCCGCTGATGCACCAGGAGCCAATGCTTGATCTTGTTGCGCGCTCGCGAGGACTTTACGAAGCCGAGCCAATCACGGCTGGGCTGGTGACCGGTCTGCGTGATGATCTCGACAATGTCGCCATTTCGCAGCTTGTAGCGCAGCGGAACGATGCGCCCGTTGACTTTCGCTCCTACGCACGTGTTTCCCACTTCGGTATGGATGGAATAAGCGAAGTCAATGCAGCAGGCATCTCGCGGCAAGATGACAACTTTCCCTTTTGGGGAAAAGGTATAGACCTCTTCAGGGTACAGATCGATTTTGAGGGTGGAGAGGAACTCGTTGGGATCGGAGACATCGCGCTGCCACTCAACCACCTGGCGCAGCCATGAGAGTCGCTGCTCGTCTTTGGCCGTAACCGGAGTGCCGTCTTTGTACTTCCAGTGGGCCGCGATGCCGTCCTCGGCCATCTTGTGCATCTCTTCGGTGCGAATCTGCACTTCGAACTGCATACCGCCTTCCGCCATGACCGTGGTGTGCAGAGACTGATAAAGATTCGGCCTCGGCATGGCGATGAAGTCTTTGATTCGCCCCGGCACCGGGCGCCAGATACTGTGAATCGCACCCAGGGCTGTGTAACAATCTTTTACCGATTTGGTAATGATGCGAATCGCCAGCAGGTCATAGACCTGATCGACGGAGATGCGCTGCCGCTGAAGCTTTTGCGCGATGCTGTAAAGGCGCTTGATGCGGTGATCGACACGGGCGTCGACCCCGTTTTCTTTCAGCTTTTCCTGAATGAATGCGACAGTCTTGGCCAGAAAAGCCTCGCCGGATTTTCTTCGTGCGTCGACTTGTTCTTTGATCTGCTGATAGCCGATCGGATCGACATACTGGAAAGCAAGGTCTTCAAGCTCGCCGCGAACCTTTCCCATTCCGAGACGGTGGGCAAGCGGCGCGTAGATGTCGAGCGTCTCCTGCGCAATGTGCAGTTGACGATCGGGCGGCAGATGCTCGAGCGTACGCATGTTGTGCAGCCGGTCGGCGAGCTTGATGAGGACGACGCGAATGTCGTCGGTCATCGCCAGTACCATCTTGCGGACGTTCTCCGCCTGGCGCTCCTCGCGGCTGGCGAGATTGATCTTGGCGATCTTCGTTACGCCATCAACGATGTGCGCGACTGAATCGCCGAACTTTTCGGAGATCTGCTTGTTGGTGACATCGGTGTCTTCAACCGCGTCGTGCAGCAAACCTGCGGCAATTGCCGTTGAATCGAGCTTCATTTCGGCAAGTACGAGGGCTACTTCGAGAGGATGGACGAGATAAGGCTCGCCCGAGGCGCGACTCTGACCTTCATGATGCTGAAGGGAAAACTCATAAGCCCGCCGAATAATTTCGAGGTCATCATTCGGGCGGTTCTCGCGAACTAACTTCAACAGCTCACGAAACTTCGTGGCTGTAAGCACATTGGTCGCGATCTGCTGGCGCAAGGTCGCCATGATTGATTATAGCTGGCGAAAAAAGCGGCTCTCCGGGGTACGCGCTTAGCATTCCTTCGCTGAATTATCGAAGAATCAGTGTGAGTCCAAGTACGCCGACAACTGGAAGCGATTTTCCTTAGGCAGGCATCACGGAGAATCCAGAGCACATCGCAGTTTCAGAGTGGCTGGGTGTGGCCACACTTTCTCCGCCTCTCTATATGCCTATGGCTGCACGCACGACCTTGTTGCTCTGCCTTCTTACGAGTTGGGCGATTGCCCAAACCCCGATTCCAGCTGCCCATGGCGGTACGGGTGACGAATATTCTTATCTTGTTTCCGCCACTTACATGCACGTTCATACCGATTCCAGTTTTGGACGACCTCTGGGCCTCAACGGATTTGCAGGATCGTTCTCGCGCGCGATGTGGCCATCTACGCGTCTGACGGGTGAAGTGGGACATTACACGAAGAATGGAGTTTCCCTGACGTCGTTTCTTGCCGGGCCGCAAGCTGGGTTGCGTATCTGGCGCATTCAGCCGTACGTCAGCATTTTGGGTGGACTGTCACACATTAACCGCGGCAGCAGTAACGAATTCACCGTGGCCGCTGGGGGCGGAATCGATGTGCCGTGGACGAATCACATCCGCATTCGTGCTCTGCAGTGCGACTACTACCGGCTATTCGGCGGCACTTATCCATCTGCCGATTACCTGCGCATTGGATTCGGCGTTGCCTATGCCTTTGGTGAGTAAAGTTCTGTCTAAAACATAACGACCGATTGCACCTGCAATCGGTCGTATGTTTCCCGAGCTGCTAAGGATTAGCTCGTTTCTTTTTGATGCGGAAGATGCACGCGGCCAGTCCACTACCCAATAAAGCCAATGATGACGGCTCCGGCGCGGAAACGATCGTGATGTACTCCTGGGGCGATGTGCTGTCTGTCCATGGCGTTCCGTTGGTGTGCGCGACCGGAGTCAGAATCCGCACGTTCGAATAGTAGGAAAGATCATTCGGGGCATATTTCTGTGCCTGCGCAACAAGGCCTTGTGCCGTGCTATCCATCGTGAGCGACGGGTCGAAGAGGCTCCAGATCGCCCAGTTGTACTCGCCGACCATCGAAGGAGACTGCTGCGTTCCTCCCCAAAGCCCAGTCTGCATCGCGAGCCATCCGGCTTCTTCATACAGTCGCTGGGCATTGGGCATGGAATCGAAGCGCGTTTGCGTGAGTCCCGAAGTAGTGAGGTCGTTGATTTGTGCGATCCACCCTTCGCCTAAAGTAACGTCGTGGGTGTAGTCGTCGCAGATGACCGTCAGTGTGCCTGATTGGATCCCTTGCGCCGGATCGCCGCCGGAAACGTTGAGATAATACGGGGCGACATAGACATTATTTTGTACCGTTCCACCCGTGCCTGTGATCGTGACGCTGACACTGTCGGCCCACGATGTTGACGAAATGAATAACCCAGCTACAACCACCCAGCGAATGATCGACTTATGCATGCAGTTTGTTCCGCGGGTTTATTCAGCAACTCTGCTTCCAATTACTCCGGTTATTTTTCAATAACATACAAGCCAAATATTCAAGCAGTGTGCACCGCTATGCACCCGATTCGGGGAAAGTTCCTTGCATCCGGCGCCTACTTGAAAAATAGACTGCAAAGGATTGCGAGATCTCGGGATTGTGCGGACTTGGGAATAAGTCCGAAAATCGCGTGTCCGTAACTGACTAGTTACCTTTGTAATCCTGCCCGAGTCCCCCGACGTGAGGTACCCTCGGCCAGGCATGGAACTGCGTCGAGAGGAGCGTGATGGGACGCGGCATCAGGTGTCGGTTTGGAGCCTTGATGCTGAAGGGAAGATCTATGTCCAGGAAGCGCATACCATTGACGTGTCCGGAACAGGAGCATGCCTCGCAGGACTGAATCGCCGCATCGAGCCGGGCTCGCTTATCGGAGTTCAGAATGGCAGCCGGCGGGGCCGATTCAAAGTCGTATGGACTGAGCGTGACGGCCAGCGCGCTCACCAGGTTGGAATCGAACGCGCCGCCAGCGACACCGACGGTCCCACCCGCGTTTTGCTAGTCGACGATAGCCGAGAATCCATCGAGATTCGCAAGCCCATCTTGCAAGCGCTCGGGTACGAGTGCTCAGTCGCGTCATCGACTTCGTCACTCTTCGACAGCCTGCAAAATTCCGATTTCAAAGCTGTGGTGCTTGTGCATCCTTTGCGCGATGTCGACTCAATTGAACTGCTGGTAGGCATCCGCCGGAGCGGCAGCAAGGCCAAGGTAGTGGTGGTATCGGCGCACCCGCACGTCCACGAGTCATTGCGCTCGGTGACCGACGCCTTTGTTTACGCCCGCGAGCCGCAGAGTGCGTTTGTGGGCGCGGTGGAAAAGGCCCTGGATCACATCCCCTCAAAGCTGCTTACTACCCGCACCATTCATCGCCATGCCGTACGCGTGCCGCTGGTGATCGAAGTCCTTCGCTCCGGCGTGAAGACGAACCTGTATGGCGCTTCGGCTGATTTGAGTGAGCGTGGCATTGGAGGCAGCATCAAAGCACCCCTCATTCCCGGCGAAATGGTGAAAGTGATGTTTCCTCTGCCGAATGCCCACAGCGATCTGCAGGCATATGCAATCGTGAGACATCGAAGAAGCGAATTTTATGGCTTCGAGTTTGTCTCGATTGATGACAGGACCCTTGAGATTATCCGGGCGCTTTGCGCGGTACTACCTCCACTGCGGAATTCCTGATCGCGCCCAGTTACAACTCCAGACCGACTGAGCCCAAGAGGATGCAAGTTGCCGACCCGAAAATGCAAGTTGCTGCAACTGCGTCCAGGCAGGTTTTCCACAGCCTTGCATTTATTGTTGAAAATAGGCGAGTTGGTAGCAAGTGTCGCCGCTAAAGTTTGGTCTTCGGCGTGCCAATTGCCACTGCAGCTTGGCATGTACTCGAGGAGTGTCTTCCAGTTAAGAGGAAGGGGCGAATCGAGCATCTCCAAGCTAAGAAAGAGCAAGACCGTGACCAAGACCAGTTTGCGACTTTCGCTGTTTGCACTCTCGGTCGCGTTTCTCTGCCTCTCGACTTCGGCTCGCGCCGACGCGATCTATCAGGTCGGAGGCGCATTTACGTGCCCAAACAATAGCTGTCTTGGGGGAGCGTACACATTGAACTTTGTGGGCGCGAACTCAGGAACAACCTTCGATGTGACACTTACTGCTACAACTCCGACGAGCGGGGCTGCTTTTGGCGATTACATCAGCAGTGTTGAGTTTGGCGATGGCAAGGCTATCGATTCAGCCAACCTCACGAACGCACCAGGCGGGGTAGGTAGTTGGGGGAATACCGTCTTCGGGAATCTGAACGATGCTGGTTGCCAGGCGGGCAACGCTCCGAACGCCTGCGACAATCAGGCGCTTGTGAACGGCGTGTACACGCTGGCAAACGCGAACGGTAACATGTACTCGTGGACTTGGCATGTTGTTTTCAAAACGGCCGGCCTGGATCTAAACGAGAGTGACATGCACATCGGACTGCAGTATTCCAATGTCAACAACACCAGCAACGGCTTGATTGTTTCTGAGAGCGGCGCTTCCACACGAGCTCCGGAGCCCTCCGCTCTAGTTCTCCTGGCCACTGGATTCGTTGCTGCTGGTTTCTGGCGGCGACGCACAGGTGCTGTTCTGTAGCAATTCCGACTTCGGTTTTTAGAAAGGCGCACATTTGTGCGCCTTTCTTTTTCTTACTCCGCCAGTCGCGGCAGTATGGCTGTTAACAGGCGGGAAAACTCGCCTCTCACGCGAACTCCGATCGCAAGGACCTCAGCATGATTGATTGGCTGATTAAGAATTCCCGCAGCCATGTTTGTCACAACTGAGATCGCCAGCACCTTCATTCCGCAGTGCCGAGCCACAATGACTTCTGCAACTGTTGACATTCCCACAACGTCAGCACCAATTGTTCGGAGAAACCGGATTTCTGCCGGAGTTTCGTAGCTCGGTCCTGGAACGGCGGCGTAAACTCCTTCGAAGATATTGAGCCCCTGCGTTCGTCCTTCCTCTAGGGCAGCCACGCGCCAGTCCTTTGCGTAGGCTTCAGTCATGTCGGGGAAACGCGGTCCAAAGCGCTCCTCATTGGGCCCAATCAGGGCATTCGTGCCCTGCAGATTGATGTGATCGCTCAACACAACCAGGCTTCCTGGCGTGAGCTGCGCTCCGATTCCCCCCGCCGCATTGGTGAGCAGCACGCCTTTGATTCCCATGCGGCAGAAGACGCGCATAGGAAACGTGACGCGCAGCATGCTGTGGCCTTCGTAGTAGTGAACGCGCCCTTGCATTACGGCCACAGGAGTTTTGTCGACGCTGCCGATCACCAGATTGCCCGCATGCCCTTCGGCAGCCGAAACGGGAAAATGCGGAATGGAGGCATAAGGAAAGACTGTGCGGGCTTCCAGTTCGTCAGCAAATGCTCCGAGCCCGGAACCCAGCACCAGAGCGAGCTTTGGCTGGAGAGACGTTTTGCTGCGGATGTAATTGGCCGCTTCTCCTGCTAGCGTCCATTGATCTGCAATTGCCTTACTGTCGTTTGCCGGCGTGCTCATCTGATTCTTGCTCTTGAATCTGATTGTTTGCCTAACGCGTGGAGATTCTCCAGTAAACCACAGCAGCGGTCCGTCGCCTCGTGTACTAGCCCTCGTGATTAAATAAAGTCTCGCTATGATCTGCCTGACTGTTCATCTCACCGTGAAGGCCGGCCGGGAGCAGGAGACGGCCGATATGTTCCGTTCCTATGTGAAACTCGTCCAAACAGAGCCTGGATGCATGCGCTTTGACGTACATCAATCACGCAAAGACCCGCGGCGCTTCATGCTGTACGAGCTGTATCGCGACGACGCTGCGCTCGATGCCCATCGCCGCACTCCGCATTTCCTCGACTACTCGCCGAAAATGCAGGACTTGACCGAGCAGCGCGAGTCTGAGCTGTACAACCACATCGCATGAACTTTCCTCCTGTCGAAGAACAGCTCGCATACATAAAGAAAGGCGCGGTGGAGATCATCCGCGAACCGGATCTGCGCGAGCGTCTGGAAGACTCACGCAAGACGGGCAAGCCGCTGCGAGTCAAGATCGGGCTCGATCCCACCGCTCCCGATCTTCATCTCGGCCACACGGTCGTGCTGCGCAAGCTGAAACATTTTCAGGACATGGGTCACACGGTGATCTTCCTGATCGGGGACTTCACCGGCATGATCGGCGATCCCACCGGACGCTCGGCAACTCGCCCGCCGCTCTCGCGCGAACAGATTCAGCGAAACGCGAGTACATACCTCGAGCAGTGCTACCGCATCCTCGATCGCAGTAAGACCGAGATTCGCTACAACAGCGAATGGCTCGACAAGCTCGGCTCAGAAGGGCTGATTCGTCTTGCTGCCAAGTACACGGTTTCGCAGATGTTGGAACGCGAAGATTTCCATAAGCGCTTCCAGGAGGAAAAACCTATAGCGGTGCATGAGCTCCTCTATCCATTAGCCCAAGGTTATGACTCCGTCGCTCTGGAAGCGGACGTTGAACTCGGCGGTACCGATCAGAAATTCAACCTTCTAGTAGGTCGCGAGTTGCAGCGCCAATACGGTCAGAGCTCGCAGATTGTGTTAACGACGCCGCTCCTGGAAGGACTCGACGGCGTGCAGAAGATGTCGAAGTCGCTGGGAAACGCCATCGGCATTCAAGATCCGCCAGTGGAGATGTACGGGAAACTCATGTCGCTTTCGGATGAGTTGATGTGGCGTTATTACACGCTGCTGACTGATCTGCAACTCGGCCAGATCGAGGAGATGAAATCGAAGGTCCAATCGGGCACGCTGCATCCGATGCAGGCCAAGAAGGAGCTTGCGCGGCGCATCGTCGCGGACTTTCATTCCGAGCAGGCGGCGCGCGAAGCCGAGGAGAACTGGGCAAAACAATTCCAGAGGCACGAAACGCCAGATTCGGTTCCGGAATGTAACGTGCAGCTATCGGAAATTTCCAGCGCAGCGGCCGGCGAGAATATCGTGCGAATCGACAAGCTCCTGGTAGCTTGTGGGCTCAGTCCTTCCGGAACGGACGCTCAGCGCAAGATCAAGGAAAAGGCGGTTCACATCGACGACCGCGTGGTAGAAACGCCGGCGTATCGTGAGAAGCTTCCGAATCCATTCCTGCTCAGACTGGGCCGAAGAATGTTACGGGTTCATCTGAGCGCGTAGTCAGAACACAACCATGACCTCCTTACGAAGGCTCGCTCTTCTGCTTACAAGTGTCGCACTG
This genomic interval carries:
- a CDS encoding antibiotic biosynthesis monooxygenase family protein; its protein translation is MICLTVHLTVKAGREQETADMFRSYVKLVQTEPGCMRFDVHQSRKDPRRFMLYELYRDDAALDAHRRTPHFLDYSPKMQDLTEQRESELYNHIA
- a CDS encoding PEP-CTERM sorting domain-containing protein, with the translated sequence MTKTSLRLSLFALSVAFLCLSTSARADAIYQVGGAFTCPNNSCLGGAYTLNFVGANSGTTFDVTLTATTPTSGAAFGDYISSVEFGDGKAIDSANLTNAPGGVGSWGNTVFGNLNDAGCQAGNAPNACDNQALVNGVYTLANANGNMYSWTWHVVFKTAGLDLNESDMHIGLQYSNVNNTSNGLIVSESGASTRAPEPSALVLLATGFVAAGFWRRRTGAVL
- the tyrS gene encoding tyrosine--tRNA ligase, with product MNFPPVEEQLAYIKKGAVEIIREPDLRERLEDSRKTGKPLRVKIGLDPTAPDLHLGHTVVLRKLKHFQDMGHTVIFLIGDFTGMIGDPTGRSATRPPLSREQIQRNASTYLEQCYRILDRSKTEIRYNSEWLDKLGSEGLIRLAAKYTVSQMLEREDFHKRFQEEKPIAVHELLYPLAQGYDSVALEADVELGGTDQKFNLLVGRELQRQYGQSSQIVLTTPLLEGLDGVQKMSKSLGNAIGIQDPPVEMYGKLMSLSDELMWRYYTLLTDLQLGQIEEMKSKVQSGTLHPMQAKKELARRIVADFHSEQAAREAEENWAKQFQRHETPDSVPECNVQLSEISSAAAGENIVRIDKLLVACGLSPSGTDAQRKIKEKAVHIDDRVVETPAYREKLPNPFLLRLGRRMLRVHLSA
- a CDS encoding response regulator; the protein is MELRREERDGTRHQVSVWSLDAEGKIYVQEAHTIDVSGTGACLAGLNRRIEPGSLIGVQNGSRRGRFKVVWTERDGQRAHQVGIERAASDTDGPTRVLLVDDSRESIEIRKPILQALGYECSVASSTSSLFDSLQNSDFKAVVLVHPLRDVDSIELLVGIRRSGSKAKVVVVSAHPHVHESLRSVTDAFVYAREPQSAFVGAVEKALDHIPSKLLTTRTIHRHAVRVPLVIEVLRSGVKTNLYGASADLSERGIGGSIKAPLIPGEMVKVMFPLPNAHSDLQAYAIVRHRRSEFYGFEFVSIDDRTLEIIRALCAVLPPLRNS
- a CDS encoding PEP-CTERM sorting domain-containing protein yields the protein MHKSIIRWVVVAGLFISSTSWADSVSVTITGTGGTVQNNVYVAPYYLNVSGGDPAQGIQSGTLTVICDDYTHDVTLGEGWIAQINDLTTSGLTQTRFDSMPNAQRLYEEAGWLAMQTGLWGGTQQSPSMVGEYNWAIWSLFDPSLTMDSTAQGLVAQAQKYAPNDLSYYSNVRILTPVAHTNGTPWTDSTSPQEYITIVSAPEPSSLALLGSGLAACIFRIKKKRANP
- a CDS encoding bifunctional (p)ppGpp synthetase/guanosine-3',5'-bis(diphosphate) 3'-pyrophosphohydrolase, with translation MATLRQQIATNVLTATKFRELLKLVRENRPNDDLEIIRRAYEFSLQHHEGQSRASGEPYLVHPLEVALVLAEMKLDSTAIAAGLLHDAVEDTDVTNKQISEKFGDSVAHIVDGVTKIAKINLASREERQAENVRKMVLAMTDDIRVVLIKLADRLHNMRTLEHLPPDRQLHIAQETLDIYAPLAHRLGMGKVRGELEDLAFQYVDPIGYQQIKEQVDARRKSGEAFLAKTVAFIQEKLKENGVDARVDHRIKRLYSIAQKLQRQRISVDQVYDLLAIRIITKSVKDCYTALGAIHSIWRPVPGRIKDFIAMPRPNLYQSLHTTVMAEGGMQFEVQIRTEEMHKMAEDGIAAHWKYKDGTPVTAKDEQRLSWLRQVVEWQRDVSDPNEFLSTLKIDLYPEEVYTFSPKGKVVILPRDACCIDFAYSIHTEVGNTCVGAKVNGRIVPLRYKLRNGDIVEIITQTGHQPSRDWLGFVKSSRARNKIKHWLLVHQRERAVEIGRKVLEKEARKYKVSLKDVKPENYQAVATEYGIGSTEQDLLAAVGYGKFSARAVLKRLAPGVTSAEPDHEDDDKSLIGGMIRKVFGDDSGSLKVQGHDELLVYRARCCNPIRGEEIVGYVTRGKGVAVHAKSCPNVTNLMYEPDRRINVTWGRPGAAKSGPTKATYPVKLTVMCDDRQGMLKQVTAIISDDHTNIRNMDVRTGDSRASIDITIDIEDVKHLERIVSGIRKIPGIIDVQRQNKM
- a CDS encoding purine-nucleoside phosphorylase, whose translation is MSTPANDSKAIADQWTLAGEAANYIRSKTSLQPKLALVLGSGLGAFADELEARTVFPYASIPHFPVSAAEGHAGNLVIGSVDKTPVAVMQGRVHYYEGHSMLRVTFPMRVFCRMGIKGVLLTNAAGGIGAQLTPGSLVVLSDHINLQGTNALIGPNEERFGPRFPDMTEAYAKDWRVAALEEGRTQGLNIFEGVYAAVPGPSYETPAEIRFLRTIGADVVGMSTVAEVIVARHCGMKVLAISVVTNMAAGILNQPINHAEVLAIGVRVRGEFSRLLTAILPRLAE